One segment of Shewanella piezotolerans WP3 DNA contains the following:
- a CDS encoding patatin-like phospholipase family protein, with the protein MSNFPIRVTALLVAATLVSPTVSANDIEQSIKVDDLDPTAKRRKIGLALSGGGAKGAAHVGVLRYLEANNIAIDYITGTSIGAYVGGLYALGYNADEIEAIMLELDWSSGFDDSVPRMALDFHDKQDFDRFNLPFDFGSLDGELLMPKGVLRGQTMANLYIRSAGMVPRIASFDDLAIPFKAISTDIATGRAVVLESGNLLAAMQASASVPGILQPLDINGRYLVDGGMVSNMPVDTVRAMGADIVIAVDIGAELAPKEDLQDSFAILSQLSTMMTRANAVEQIENLQPQDILIRPDISQLDTTDFASMPLGFEKGELAASVQVEQLTALAASTDDFAHYQARRQQYKQSLQAFQQRPVDKVVVVSNSYEPIEKISAALGISKGDTVDREEIVVAIDRVYALNSFERVEAEVTEDEAQQKILTVNAKEKSWGPNFFDIGFSLEEDFSEISDIKLDLAYTLNNVADTQGRLRFELSSGLEKVLGAEFLLPLDSLDKYYWKSRYRFKQEQQLYFWDNERSLKTLTKSHKISSSIGINLSNDMIVELGFAAETGNIEGPTIISLDIDYQSYSSFIIASYDSLDSYSFPSKGTQIYFKGAYNDDNLDQLTLPIVGDVFGDTKQFNYEFSFKHARSIARHTLINKVKVSGTNSDEVSLIHIHKLGGFLNLSGLHKDALVGSQLSYASLVYQYRVNWQGFGGISIPLYIGASAEAGNVWQYKDQRGLDDLIYAASIFVGTETDFGPAVLGFGVNDQQHKTVYLTLGKTF; encoded by the coding sequence GTGAGCAATTTCCCAATAAGAGTAACCGCTTTACTGGTCGCCGCGACTCTTGTAAGCCCTACAGTATCTGCCAATGACATTGAGCAAAGTATTAAGGTTGATGATCTTGATCCAACAGCTAAACGAAGAAAAATTGGTTTGGCTCTCAGCGGTGGCGGTGCCAAAGGGGCTGCTCATGTTGGAGTTTTGCGCTATTTAGAAGCTAATAATATTGCCATTGATTACATTACAGGAACCAGTATTGGTGCCTATGTAGGTGGTTTGTATGCGCTCGGCTACAACGCCGATGAAATTGAAGCGATTATGCTAGAGCTTGATTGGAGTAGTGGCTTTGATGACAGCGTTCCGAGAATGGCACTGGATTTTCATGACAAACAAGATTTCGACCGCTTTAATCTCCCCTTTGACTTTGGGTCACTCGATGGTGAATTGCTGATGCCTAAAGGTGTTTTGCGTGGCCAAACTATGGCTAACCTCTATATCCGTTCTGCAGGTATGGTGCCGCGAATCGCTTCATTTGACGATTTGGCGATTCCCTTTAAAGCAATTAGTACAGACATTGCCACCGGCCGAGCCGTTGTGCTCGAATCTGGTAATTTATTGGCGGCAATGCAAGCTTCAGCATCTGTGCCTGGTATTTTACAGCCGCTTGATATCAATGGTCGGTATCTTGTTGATGGTGGAATGGTGAGTAATATGCCCGTCGATACAGTGCGAGCTATGGGGGCTGATATTGTCATTGCTGTCGATATTGGCGCTGAGCTGGCGCCTAAAGAAGACCTACAAGATAGCTTCGCTATTTTATCGCAACTTTCAACGATGATGACTCGGGCTAATGCCGTTGAACAGATTGAAAATCTACAGCCGCAAGATATTCTTATACGTCCGGATATTAGTCAACTAGACACTACCGACTTTGCGAGTATGCCGTTAGGGTTCGAAAAAGGAGAATTGGCAGCGTCTGTGCAAGTAGAGCAACTGACAGCGCTTGCGGCTTCAACTGATGATTTTGCTCACTACCAAGCGCGGCGACAGCAATACAAGCAATCGCTGCAGGCTTTCCAGCAGCGTCCTGTCGATAAGGTTGTGGTGGTTAGTAATAGCTATGAACCAATTGAGAAGATTTCAGCAGCTCTGGGTATCAGTAAAGGTGACACCGTTGACCGCGAAGAGATAGTCGTTGCGATTGACCGTGTGTATGCTCTGAATAGTTTTGAGCGGGTAGAAGCTGAAGTTACTGAAGATGAAGCACAACAAAAAATACTAACAGTTAACGCCAAAGAAAAGAGTTGGGGGCCGAACTTCTTTGATATTGGCTTTTCGTTAGAAGAAGACTTCAGTGAGATCTCTGATATTAAGCTGGATCTTGCCTATACCCTCAATAATGTAGCCGATACTCAGGGGCGACTTAGGTTTGAGCTATCTTCAGGTCTTGAGAAGGTACTCGGTGCAGAGTTTCTGTTGCCGTTGGACTCGTTAGATAAATATTACTGGAAGAGTCGCTATCGTTTTAAGCAAGAGCAACAGCTTTACTTTTGGGATAATGAACGCAGTTTAAAGACTCTGACTAAGTCTCATAAGATCAGTTCATCTATCGGGATAAATCTCAGTAATGACATGATTGTAGAGCTAGGGTTTGCTGCTGAGACCGGCAATATCGAAGGGCCAACCATCATAAGTCTAGATATCGATTATCAGAGTTATTCGAGCTTCATTATTGCCAGCTACGACAGTTTAGATAGCTATAGCTTCCCAAGTAAAGGCACTCAAATCTATTTCAAAGGGGCCTATAACGACGATAATCTCGACCAACTGACTTTGCCGATAGTGGGTGATGTCTTTGGTGACACTAAACAATTTAACTATGAGTTTTCCTTTAAGCATGCTCGCAGTATTGCACGCCATACATTGATCAATAAAGTTAAGGTAAGTGGCACTAACAGTGATGAAGTGAGCTTAATCCATATTCATAAATTGGGTGGTTTTTTAAATTTGTCGGGGTTACATAAAGATGCGCTTGTGGGATCTCAGCTGAGTTATGCTTCTTTGGTTTATCAATATCGCGTTAACTGGCAGGGTTTTGGTGGAATAAGCATACCGCTTTACATTGGTGCTTCTGCTGAGGCTGGCAATGTGTGGCAATACAAAGATCAGCGCGGGCTTGATGATTTGATCTATGCTGCTAGCATTTTTGTGGGTACCGAGACTGATTTTGGACCCGCTGTACTCGGTTTTGGTGTAAATGATCAGCAACATAAAACTGTGTACCTGACACTAGGTAAAACCTTTTAA
- a CDS encoding LysR substrate-binding domain-containing protein encodes MFNWEGVSEFVAVAETESFTKAAGRLGISTAQVSRQVSTLETRLAAKLFHRTTRKVSVTEVGRIYYQHCRQVLDGLDEAERAITNLQTTPRGLLKITAPVTYGESMIAPLINDFITQYPELEVQINLSNLKVDLIDEGYDLAIRLGQLEDSSMMAKRLGSRTQHVCASPSYVSTYGLPHTLSELEQHNCLIGTLDYWRFQEKGKARNVRVKGNLSCNSGHALVDAAIKGLGIIQLPDYYVNSFIESGELMSLLENNRQADEGIWALYPHNRHLSPKVRMLLDFLGEKLA; translated from the coding sequence ATGTTTAACTGGGAAGGCGTGAGTGAGTTTGTTGCGGTGGCAGAAACCGAAAGCTTCACTAAGGCCGCTGGGCGCTTAGGTATCTCTACAGCGCAGGTCAGTCGCCAAGTAAGTACACTCGAGACTCGTCTCGCAGCCAAGTTATTTCATCGTACTACGCGCAAAGTGTCAGTCACTGAAGTTGGCCGAATTTATTACCAGCACTGCCGCCAAGTCTTAGATGGCTTAGATGAAGCAGAGAGGGCGATTACTAATTTACAGACCACCCCGAGAGGCTTACTAAAGATCACCGCACCCGTCACCTACGGCGAGAGCATGATTGCGCCGCTCATTAATGATTTTATAACTCAATATCCTGAGCTTGAAGTACAGATAAACTTGAGCAACCTTAAAGTCGATCTCATTGACGAAGGATACGATCTGGCCATTCGTTTAGGCCAGTTAGAAGATTCAAGCATGATGGCGAAACGCTTGGGTTCTCGTACACAACATGTTTGTGCCTCCCCCAGCTATGTTTCTACCTATGGTTTACCACACACACTATCTGAACTTGAGCAGCACAACTGCTTAATTGGCACCTTGGACTATTGGCGCTTTCAAGAGAAAGGTAAAGCCAGAAATGTACGGGTAAAAGGCAATTTAAGTTGTAATAGTGGCCATGCATTAGTGGATGCGGCAATAAAAGGCTTAGGCATTATCCAATTACCAGACTATTACGTTAACTCGTTTATTGAATCTGGTGAGCTAATGTCACTACTGGAAAACAACCGCCAGGCTGATGAAGGCATTTGGGCACTCTACCCTCATAATCGTCACCTATCACCCAAAGTACGCATGTTACTCGACTTCCTCGGTGAGAAATTAGCTTAA
- a CDS encoding DksA/TraR family C4-type zinc finger protein has protein sequence MAGGWARDGAVQDQIDNSVADGVAHIRSELSLAASLFFCEECEAPIPEARRQAIQGVRFCVTCQSELDEQQKKVSLFNRRGSKDSQLR, from the coding sequence ATGGCTGGTGGTTGGGCACGCGATGGTGCGGTGCAAGATCAGATTGATAATAGCGTCGCCGATGGCGTTGCGCATATTCGAAGTGAATTATCCTTGGCTGCGAGCCTGTTTTTTTGCGAAGAGTGCGAAGCTCCGATCCCTGAAGCGCGTCGACAGGCAATCCAAGGTGTACGCTTTTGTGTGACTTGTCAAAGCGAGTTGGATGAGCAGCAAAAAAAAGTGAGTTTATTTAATCGAAGAGGCAGCAAAGATAGTCAGTTGCGCTAA
- a CDS encoding S-(hydroxymethyl)glutathione dehydrogenase/class III alcohol dehydrogenase produces MTAQTIKSKAAVAWAVGEPLTMEVVDVMPPQKGEVRVKMIATGVCHTDAFTLSGDDPEGIFPCILGHEGGGIVESIGEGVTSVQVGDHVIPLYTPECGECKFCKSGKTNLCQKIRETQGKGLMPDGTTRFSKDGVDIFHYMGTSTFSEYTVLPEISLAKVNPEAPLEEVCLLGCGVTTGMGAVMNTAKVEEGATVAVFGMGGIGLSAVIGAQMAKASRIIAIDINESKFELARQLGATDCINPKDYDKPIQDVIVELTDGGVDYSFECIGNVHVMRSALECCHKGWGESVVIGVAGAGQEISTRPFQLVTGRVWKGSAFGGVKGRSELPEYVERYMAGEFKLNDFITHTMGLDQVNEAFDLMHEGKSIRTVIHFDK; encoded by the coding sequence ATGACAGCACAGACTATTAAATCTAAAGCAGCAGTGGCTTGGGCCGTAGGTGAACCACTGACGATGGAAGTGGTAGATGTTATGCCACCGCAAAAAGGTGAAGTTCGCGTCAAGATGATTGCGACAGGTGTTTGCCACACCGATGCGTTCACATTGTCTGGCGATGATCCAGAAGGGATCTTTCCATGTATCTTAGGTCACGAAGGTGGCGGTATTGTTGAGTCTATCGGTGAAGGTGTCACTAGCGTTCAAGTCGGTGACCATGTCATCCCGCTTTACACTCCAGAGTGTGGCGAATGTAAATTCTGTAAGTCTGGCAAAACTAACCTTTGCCAGAAGATCCGTGAAACTCAAGGTAAAGGCTTAATGCCGGATGGTACGACGCGATTCTCTAAAGATGGGGTTGATATCTTCCATTACATGGGGACTTCAACATTCTCTGAATACACGGTATTACCTGAGATTTCGCTCGCTAAAGTTAATCCAGAAGCACCGCTAGAAGAGGTTTGCTTATTAGGTTGTGGTGTCACAACTGGTATGGGCGCAGTAATGAACACCGCCAAGGTTGAAGAGGGCGCGACAGTTGCTGTATTCGGTATGGGCGGTATTGGTCTGTCGGCAGTTATTGGCGCACAGATGGCTAAAGCATCACGCATTATTGCTATCGATATTAATGAAAGTAAGTTTGAGCTTGCACGTCAGTTAGGTGCGACAGATTGCATCAATCCAAAAGACTACGACAAGCCAATTCAAGACGTGATTGTTGAGCTTACTGACGGCGGCGTAGATTACTCATTCGAATGTATCGGCAACGTGCATGTTATGCGTAGTGCACTTGAATGCTGTCACAAAGGTTGGGGCGAGTCAGTGGTAATCGGTGTTGCCGGTGCAGGTCAAGAGATCTCAACCCGACCATTCCAGTTAGTGACTGGTCGTGTATGGAAAGGCAGTGCATTTGGTGGTGTTAAGGGACGTTCTGAGCTACCTGAATATGTAGAGCGTTACATGGCGGGTGAGTTTAAGCTAAACGACTTTATTACTCACACCATGGGTCTTGATCAAGTCAATGAAGCCTTTGACTTGATGCATGAAGGTAAGAGTATTCGTACTGTTATCCATTTCGATAAGTAA
- the fghA gene encoding S-formylglutathione hydrolase, producing MTIENISVNKSFGGWHKQYTHQSESLNCAMRFAIYLPPQASNGQKVPVLYWLSGLTCTDENFMQKAGVQAIAAELGIAIVAPDTSPRGEDVADDDGYDLGQGAGFYVNATQAPWSRHYQMYDYVVNELPRLIESMFPVSDKRSIAGHSMGGHGALVIAMRNAASYQSVSAFSPISNPVNCPWGKKALTAYLGRDTNNWAEYDASLLMRKATEFVPALVDQGEGDNFLVEQLKPEMLQAAAKASGYPLTLNMHDGYDHSYYFIASFIEQHMRFHASHLRD from the coding sequence ATGACAATTGAAAATATCAGTGTAAATAAGAGTTTTGGTGGCTGGCACAAGCAGTATACTCACCAATCAGAGTCGCTAAACTGTGCCATGCGATTCGCTATTTATTTACCGCCTCAGGCATCAAATGGTCAAAAAGTGCCGGTGCTTTATTGGTTGTCAGGCCTAACCTGTACTGACGAGAACTTTATGCAAAAAGCTGGCGTGCAAGCCATTGCCGCTGAATTGGGCATAGCGATTGTTGCGCCTGATACCAGCCCTCGTGGCGAAGATGTGGCTGATGATGATGGTTACGATTTAGGTCAAGGTGCAGGTTTTTATGTGAATGCAACCCAAGCACCTTGGAGTCGCCATTATCAAATGTATGACTACGTGGTTAATGAGCTGCCTAGACTGATTGAATCTATGTTCCCTGTGAGTGACAAGCGCTCTATTGCTGGTCATTCCATGGGCGGGCATGGAGCGTTGGTTATCGCTATGCGTAATGCCGCTTCTTACCAGTCGGTATCAGCTTTTAGTCCAATCAGTAATCCGGTTAATTGCCCTTGGGGTAAGAAAGCACTGACGGCGTATCTTGGCCGCGATACCAATAATTGGGCTGAATACGATGCTAGTTTATTAATGCGTAAAGCAACAGAATTTGTGCCTGCATTGGTTGATCAAGGCGAAGGCGATAACTTTTTAGTTGAGCAACTAAAGCCTGAGATGCTACAAGCTGCGGCTAAAGCGAGTGGTTATCCATTAACGCTAAATATGCATGATGGATATGATCATAGTTACTACTTCATCGCCAGTTTTATTGAGCAGCATATGCGTTTTCACGCATCGCATTTACGCGACTAG